The following coding sequences are from one Humulus lupulus chromosome X, drHumLupu1.1, whole genome shotgun sequence window:
- the LOC133804434 gene encoding L-gulonolactone oxidase 3 yields the protein MHTLILWLIVGILLDPGTRRWAGSGSTTVAMVPPDPIQCKDQTGCILSNSYGIWGDRKDCHVLNVTYPKTEEEIRLAVAHANRNKLKVKVVSKFSHTIPKLACPAAGPNSLNSFLISTQNYDSGIEIDTKNLAVTVESGVGLRRLIDEVERVGLSLVASPYWEGVSVGGLISTGAHGSSWWGKGGAVHDHVIGVSMVVPAKPSEGYAKIIKIEASDPLLDAAKVSLGLLGVISKVKFSLEKGFKRSISYNFTDDGGIEDTLLDHAKKYEFADITWYPSRHIAVYRYDNRVPLNASGDGTFDFIGFQPNSVVISKTIRATEKTLENSGNSKGKCTMATTVVGYKKLVANGLKNGLIFTGYPVVGPHAKMQTSGSCLYSTRNDISCAWDPRINGLFFYETTAIFPASVFRGFINDVKKLRDLNPVENFCGVDVYNGFLIRFIKASTAYLGQPVDSVVVDFNYYRANEALTPRLNQDVWEEVEQMAFFKYGAKPHWAKNRNLAFLGVKDKYPSFGKFTGRKKELDPGNIFSSEFSDELLFRSRESSTEKRDGCALEGQCVCTQDRHCRPDKGYFCQPGLVYKEARVCRFAHSSVF from the exons atgcaTACTCTAATTTTGTGGCTCATAGTTGGCATCCTACTCGACCCGGGCACAAGGAGGTGGGCCGGTTCCGGTTCAACCACAGTCGCCATGGTGCCGCCAGATCCAATTCAATGCAAGGACCAGACCGGCTGCATTCTCTCCAACTCCTACGGTATCTGGGGAGACCGAAAGGACTGCCATGTTCTAAACGTCACGTACCCAAAAACCGAAGAGGAGATTCGGTTGGCCGTGGCCCATGCAAACAGGAACAAACTCAAGGTCAAAGTGGTGTCCAAATTCTCACACACCATACCAAAACTGGCCTGCCCGGCCGCCGGACCAAATTCCCTCAACTCTTTTCTTATTAGTACCCAAAACTATGATTCCGGGATCGAAATCGACACGAAGAATCTGGCGGTCACGGTGGAGTCCGGCGTCGGACTGCGGCGGCTGATAGATGAAGTTGAGCGAGTTGGACTGAGTTTGGTGGCTTCACCGTACTGGGAAGGCGTTAGTGTTGGTGGGCTTATTAGTACTGGGGCACATGGGAGCTCTTGGTGGGGAAAAGGTGGGGCCGTACATGACCATGTTATTGGGGTTAGTATGGTTGTTCCAGCCAAACCATCAGAAGGGTACGCAAAGATCATCAAAATAGAAGCCAGTGATCCACTCCTTGATGCAGCCAAAGTTTCtttgggattgttgggtgttaTCTCTAAg GTAAAGTTCTCCCTAGAGAAGGGGTTTAaaagaagcataagctataacttcaCGGACGATGGTGGCATTGAGGACACATTGTTGGACCATGCAAAGAAATATGAATTTGCAGACATAACTTGGTATCCATCAAGGCATATAGCTGTATACAGATACGACAATAGAGTTCCTTTAAATGCCTCTGGAGACGGCACCTTCGATTTCATAGGTTTCCAGCCTAATTCTGTCGTTATCTCCAAAACCATTAGAGCAACAG AAAAAACACTAGAAAATTCTGGAAACTCAAAGGGAAAATGCACAATGGCAACGACGGTGGTGGGTTACAAAAAACTTGTGGCTAATGGTTTGAAGAACGGATTAATCTTCACGGGCTACCCCGTAGTGGGTCCTCATGCCAAAATGCAAACCTCCGGCTCATGCCTCTACTCCACGCGAAACGACATCTCATGTGCTTGGGATCCAAGAATAAACGGCCTCTTCTTCTACGAAACGACAGCCATTTTCCCTGCTTCGGTCTTCAGAGGCTTCATAAACGACGTCAAAAAACTGAGGGACCTAAACCCAGTAGAAAACTTTTGCGGGGTCGACGTTTACAACGGTTTTCTCATACGCTTCATTAAGGCATCAACGGCTTACCTCGGTCAACCCGTTGACTCCGTTGTCGTTGACTTCAACTACTACCGGGCGAACGAGGCGTTGACTCCGAGGCTTAACCAAGACGTGTGGGAAGAGGTTGAACAAATGGCCTTCTTTAAGTATGGAGCGAAGCCCCATTGGGCTAAGAATCGGAACTTGGCGTTTCTTGGTGTAAAGGATAAGTACCCGAGTTTTGGTAAGTTTACTGGGAGAAAAAAGGAGTTGGACCCTGGGAACATTTTCTCGAGTGAGTTTTCTGATGAGCTGTTGTTTAGGAGCCGAGAAAGTAGTACTGAGAAAAGAGATGGGTGTGCTTTGGAGGGACAGTGTGTATGTACTCAAGATCGCCATTGTAGACCTGATAAAGGGTATTTTTGTCAACCAGGGCTCGTTTATAAGGAGGCTAGAGTTTGTAGGTTTGCTCACTCGTCTGTGTTCTAA